The DNA sequence TCGCGACGAGGGCGCCGCCGAGCACCTGGAACGTGCCGCCCAGACCCGCGAGGTCGGCCGAGCCGCTGGTCTGCTCCGCGAGCAGCGCGCCGACGGCGGCACCGGCCGAGACGCCGACCCCGACGAGCACCTGGGTGCCGACGAGTGTGGTGACGGTGCGCCGCTGGACGGCGTGGACGTCGGCGGTCGTGGGCACGGCTTCGGGCACCGCGACAGTATGCCGCCGGGTGCCGACACCGCCGTACCGGTTTGTTCGCGGCGTCCGGCTGGCTGGTTCAGGGTCGGCGCGCCGGTCCGGGGCGGCCCGCGAGCGAAGGCCCTGGGCACAGGCCCTGCGCCCTGCCCAGGGCCTCCGCCCTCCCGGGACCCCCGTCAACCGGCGTTCGTGGCCGCGCGACCCGGGCTGACCACCCCCGTGAGGGTCAGCGGGAAGGTCGCGTCGCGGCAGCTGTCCTGCCCCGGCAGCGCCAACCGCATGACCGTCACCGGGATGCGGATGCTGGACCCGCGCGGCACCACGTAGGTGGGCGCGCCGGTCCGGTCCGAGCGGTAGGAGCTCACGACCAGGGACCGGTCGGCCCGGCAGTCCGTGCCGGTGTCACGGGGCGTGGCGGTGAGCTCGAGCACCCGGTATGCCGTGCTGCCCGGGTTCGTCACCGTCACCTCGACGGTCCGCAGCTCCCCCGGCGCGAGCGCCCGGATGCCGTCGGCAGCGGCCCAGGGCGCGTCCTGGGTCGGCTTGGGTGCGGCGACTTCCCCGGCCGCGGCGACGACCTGGAGGGTGCCCGCCCGGGTGGTCTTGGCGGCACCCGCGTGGTGCGACGACGCCACGACGGCGACCACCCCGAGCGCGACCACGCCGGCGACGGCGGCCGTGACGGTGCGGATCGCGCGGGTGGTGGACATCGGGGCGCTCCTTCGTGGCGGATGAGGAGGACCCGGTGGCGTCTCAGGGGCGAACGCCACCGGGTCGGTCTCTGGCCCGGCCCCCAGCTGGAGGACTGAGTGGGGCTCGGGCCGGGGCTCCTTCCCCCGAAGGAGCCGACACCCATGGTTGTCGCTGGAGCCACCTCGGCACATCAGCCCTCGGGGCACGGCCGACTCAGCCGTTCAGGTAAAGGCAACCCCATGTAAAGGTAAAGGGATGGTAAAGCGCGGATCGCGGTGGTAGCGACGCGAGCGGGCTGCGGCCGAGGTCGGCACGGCGTCACCACGGGGCGGCACGACGTCACGACGGGGCGGCACGACGTCACGACGGGGCACATGCACGACGCCCGCCCACCGGGTGACGGTGGACGGGCATCGGGTTCGGGGGCGTGCCGGGGTCGGCCTCGGGGGGGATCGGGTGGGGATCGGCCCGCTGGCGGCCGACCGGCCGGCTCGCGGCTAGCTGAGGTCCCTGTACGGCAGGCCCGTGGTGCTCAGGCAGCCCGCGCCACGACCGAGCCTGGCCAGGCCGGCCAGGTCACCGGTGGCGTACGCGTACGGAGACGTGGTGCGCAGCGTCGGGTACATCTGCTCGCGCGTGTCGCTGACGTGCTGCAGCCCCATGACGTGGCCGAGCTCGTGCATGAGCAGGTTGGTGCGCCGCAGCCCCGACCCGAAGCCGCCGCGCAGCTGCGCGAACGCCTGCGGGGTGTCGAGGACGACGAAGCCGCGCTGCGCGGCATACGTGTAGGTGGTCCGGCCGTTGACCCAGCGCGAGGCCCAGGCGTAGCTGAAGCCGCCCTGGCCGGCAGTGGCGCCGGTGAGGGAGTAGCGGGTCTTGGCCGGCGTGGTCCACGCGATGATGATCTCGGCGGACTGCTTGGCGGCCGAGCCCGGCTGCGGCACCTCGCTGGTGGTGCCCTTGTATGAGAACCGGATCCGGGTCGCCGTGGAGATCCGGGCGACCGCGGACTTCGTCTCGTTCAGCACGGTGGTGCGCGAGGCAGCCGGCACCGAGGCGAGGTTCACCTTCCAGGTGATGGCGGTCTGGCACGGGTTCCAGCGCAGGACCGGCTTGGTGCCGTTGGGGAGGCTGGCGTAGGCGAGCTTGTACGAGGTCGTGGCCCCGCTGGCGGCCTGCGGGGCGGCGACGGAGGCCGCGGCCACCAGCGCGACGGGCGCGAGGGCGGCGGCGAGTGCGCGGAGCGACAGGCGCATCGAGCGATCCTTCGGGGAGCTGAGCCGTGGGGGGAGGTGCGGCGCTCGCAGCGGGGGCAGGGGCAGGGCTCGCGCGACGCGGTGCCCAGTATGCGTGGGCACATGCCGCCGACCAGCACGGATGTGGACATTTCAACCGAACGGGTGATGTGCGCCCACCCGTCCTCGCGAGCTGCCCTGCCGGCAATCTGCGCGGACGCGGGTCATAGGTCACGCGCGCACGTCCGGCGGCCGTCGGATGCTGGTGACGTCACCGCAGGGGGACGCTGCGACGGGCGCTTGCCCGTGGCACGACTGGGGTGGGGACGATGACGGGGCGCAGTGGGCATGCACGACGTTGGGTGGCTCCGGTCGCGGCGGCGGTGCTGGCGGGGGCCGTCGGGGCCGCGGGCGGGTACGCCATCGGTCACCGCGAGCCGCCGCAGGGACTGGCCTCGCCCAAGGTCGAAGCCGTCGTGGACGGGGCGCTCGCAGCCCTGGGCAGGGGTGACTTCACGACGTTCGGGTCCTACTTCGCCCCCGACGCCGTCTACGAGGAGCCCGGCCCGGGCGCTGCTCCCGTCACAGGCCGTGCACGCATCGTCGAGGTGAACCGCAGCCTGTACGGCATGGGCGCCCGGTACCACCGGACCGGCGCGATCCTGCAGCGTGGCCACGTCGTGTCGTATGCCGTGAGCTGCCCAGGGTGCCCCGGCGCAGACGAGGAGATCGACATCGCGGTCCTCGACGACCAGCTGCGGTTCGTCCACTACTGGATGATCGAGGGCGGCGGCTGAAGCGACTGCCTCAGCCGACGCAGCCAGCGCTGCGGCCAGCCACACGCATGCGTACCAGCTCAGGGCTGCGGGTCGGATACGCTGCCTGCGGTAGTCCTCCACCGCGCCGGGCCTTCACAGCCCTGGCTTGGGGAGGCCGACCACACCCCGCCCTCGTAGCTCAGGGGATAGAGCACCGCTCTCCTAAAGCGGGTGTCGGCAGTTCGAATCTGCCCGAGGGCACAACTACGAAACCGCAGGTCAGAGGCTTGCACTGCCGTTGTCGCTCCCGCTCTGTTTCCCCGAAACGTCGGCTCGGGCCCCCGTGAGGCCCCCTAGTGCGCGGTTGACCCGCTCCAGAGCAGCCCTGTCGGCATCCGTCCCCATGAGGTGGCCGTAGGTGTCCAGCGTCAGCTTCGCGGTGGAGTGACCCAGCCACGCGGAGACCGTCTTGATGTCGATCCCTGCCGCGATCCACAAGCTTGCCGCGGTGTGGCGGAGGTCGTGGGGGCGACGTCCCCGTGATGTCTCGTTCCAGTGGACCGCACGTCGCCAGTTCTGGGCTCGGAGGTAGCCGCCCTCAGGAGCCGGGAACAGCAGATCATCAGGCTCACGGCCCTCGACCCAGCTCGCGACCACTGGCTGCATGGGCGCGGAAAGCGGCACCAGCCGTGACCGGCCACTCTTCGTCGTGGCCCGTTCGATCGGTGCGCTGGTACGACCCGATTGGGGTATCGAACGCTTCTCCACCAGCGCCGGATAAGGCACGTCGACCACGTCCCGAACGCGCAAGCCGCGGAGTTCCCCGAGCCTCACGCCGGTCAGCGCCAGGACGGTGATCCGGCCCGCTGCTGGCGCCACGAACTCACCGGACTGCAGCAGCCGTTTCTGCTCCATCTCCCAACGAACGGCATCGCCGCGCCGCTCGAAGGTTCGGTCTGCCACGATCACACCGCGGAACTTGACCTTGACTCGCCATTTCCCGTTGGGGCGCTTGAGGATCACGTCGACTCCTTGTTCGCCTCAAGCCAGTCGAGCAGGTCCTTCGGCATCCAGAAGCAACGCTTGCCGATCCTCACAGCGGGTGCGAACCGACCGTGCAGCCGCAGGTGGTTCAGCGTCCCGACGCTGATGTGGCACCACTCGGCCGCCTCCGTGGGAGTATGCAGGACCGGTGCCTGCACCCCCTCCACTTCCACGCTCATGACCGTTCCCCTCTCTTGGAATCTGTTGTGCTCACTTCGAAGTTCCTGTCTTGCGCTTCGCCTTGTACTGCGCGTGCTCACGAGCCCTGGCCGCGGCCGCCTTGGCGAGGGCGACGTCTCCGGGGGTGTCCCAGCCGATTCCGGCGAAGGACCAGCTGCCGACGATGAGCGTGGCTTCGGCGTCGTCGTCGGCGAGGAGCTGGGCTTCCATGGAGGCGAGGTCGATCGGGTCGCCACGGCGTTGAGCATCGGCGAGGAGGACCTGCGCGCGGCGGCGGGCGCGGCGGAGCTGGCCGAGGGTAACGGAGTAGCGCCGGGACTTGGAGGCGAAGTGGCCGCGGAACCCGAGGTCGTGGACCCATTTCCCTAGCAAGCCGTAGGGCCAGTCGCGCAGTTCGACGGGGCGTCCGGCGTGGTTCCACTGGTCCTCGACGGCGCGGGCGAACTCGTCGACGACGGTCTTGATGCGGCGCAGGTGGGCGTTGCCGTGGTCGGTGGTGTCGGTGGCGGACTTGGTCGAGTACTTGGCGAGGTAGCCGGCGACCTGCTCGGGTGCGAGGTGCTGGCCGGGGTCGTCGGTGCGGTGGCCGGTGCGGACGTGGCGGGCGTCGACCTGGGCTCCGAACGCCAGGACCCGTTCGACGTCTCCGTCGGACACGGGTGCGGCGGTGAACCGGACGGACGCTGCAGCGTCGCGGATGAGGTCGGCCAACTGGTCGGCGTCGACGTCGACGGGTGCGGGCCCGAAGGCCCCGTCGACCTTGGGGCCGTCGAGGCGGATGAGGGCGTGGAAGTGGATGAGCCCCCGCGCTGGTACTCCCCGACCTTGGCGTACTGCAGCGACGCCCGGGTACTGAGCTTGGTCTCGCGGATGCTGAGGTGCTGGGCCAGTGCGCGGCGTAGCGCGATGGTGAAGCGTCGCCATAGCTCCGGGGCCCACCACTGCCACACGACGTGGGAGGCGTAGTCGTAGCACTCCCAGCACAGGGGCTGCCCCAGCTGCGGGTCCTCGTCGTCGTGGACGGCCATGCAGGTCGTGGGGCGACCGTGGGGGCAGCGCGGGTTTTTGGCGCGTGGGCGGCAGCGGCGGTGGTTGTCGCGGGTGCCGTGGACGTGCCCGAACGAGGGCGCTGTCAGGGTGGCGAACACCAACGGGTTCTCGCTGATCGTGTCGGGGACACCTTTGCCGCCGGCTACCCCGGCGCGGATGAGATGGAACATGTCCGCGGCGTAGATCCGCGAGCAGGACAGGCATTCCGACGCGCGGCGGTTGCCGCAGCGGATCAGCGTGGCTCCGCCGGGCTCCTGGTCGGAGCAGTAGGTCGACATGACCTCACCGGTACGGGCGTCGAGCGTGGTCGAGGAGCCGGTGAGGTGGATCGGGTTGGCGCAGAACCCCACCCGGGACAACTGGTCGCTGAAGTTCTCGAAGTCCGGCGACAGCAGCCGCTTGACCACCTGCGCGGCGACGGCGGGTGAGTCCAGGTCGAGGTCGAGCGCTGCCTCGTCTCCGTACCCGGCGAACCGGTTCGGAGTGGTGGCGGCGTCGACGACGGTCATGGGTGGAGCCTCAGCCCGCGTCCTGGAGGGTGAACAGGTCGAAGGGGTGCTGGCGGGTCTTGAGCAGGTCCCGCTCCCTTGCGGTGGCGCCCTGTCGCAGGACGGCCCGGTCGACCTCGCACAGGCCACCCCAGACGCCGTACTCCTCCCCAGCCGCGAGGGCGTAGTCGCGGCACTCGGCCAGCACTGGGCACCCGTCACAGAGGGTGCGGGCTCGGTTCCTGGCGTTGAAGTAGCCGGAGCCGCTGACGAACCATGCCTGCGGGTGTGATGACGCGACGCACTTGCCCTCCTGCCCGATGCGGGCCAGCGTGTGTCGCAGGTCCGGTCGGGCGGCGAGGACAGCTTCGGTGGTCGCCTTGGTGCCGTTCATGAGGTCTCCTCCCCGTGGGTAGTCGACGTGGTCGATGCGGCTGCGCGGGCCCGTGGCTTGCGTGGCTTCCGCTGCCTCGGGGGTGCTGGGGATGCCGCTGGCGCAGCGGGCTCGGGTGGAGCTGGGGCCCGGTCGGGGTTGAACGCGTCGAGCGGGTCGACCGGCTTCGGCGGTCGCGGGGCCGACAGGGCCGGTGATGCGGTGACGGTGCGGGCTAGGTCGGCGATGTCTTCGTCGGTCAGGTACGAGGCGCGCACGCGGCGGATGGCGCGAGTGCCCTCGACCCGAACGAACGCGACCCCGGGAGTGAGTTCGCTGATGTGGTCGGCCGTGGCACCCACGTCGCGGGCTCCTTCGCCGAGGACCATATCGACCTGGATCGGGTTGTCCAGGCGCATCGCGACCCGGGTCGGGAACAGGTCGCGCCAGCCAACGACGTCCTTGCCCGGGTCCTGCACCGCCGCCAGCACCGTGATCCCCACGGCTCGCCCCTTGGTCAGCAGAAGTCCGAGGGCCCGGTCGATCCGGCGGACGGTGTCGCGTTCGGCGAACGCAGTAAGCGTGGCCAGCTCGTCGATCACCGCGAGGATGTGCGGGTCCCGCACCCACGGCTCGTGCTTGCGCACCCCTCGGGACGCGAGGGTCTTGGCACGGCGGTCCATCACCGCGACGAGGTCCTCGAGGAGGTCGCACATGGCCTCCGGGGTGGAGTCCTCGAACCGAGAGAACAGCGGCAGGCCGGGTCGGAGTTCCATGCCGCCTTTGGGGTCGATGGCCCACACCTGGACCCAGCCGTCGTTGATGGCCGGGGCCAGGCCGCGCAGGAGCGACCACAGCACGGAGCCCTTGCCTGCCCCGGTCGCGCCCGCGATGAGGACGTGGGTGCCGTGCAGGTTGAACTGCCACGGTGTTCCGTCCTCGTGACGTCCGACCGGGACCCCGGCGAGGTCCACCTGGTCTCCAGGCGGGGTCGGTAGCGGGGCGATGGTGGCTTTGAGGACATCGGTGCGGTGCAGCTCGACCCAGACCGATCCCGTGCCGGCCCGGGTCACTCGTGCCTCGCGGACCTCGAACGCCACGGCCAACGCGTCGGCCCTGCGGGTGTAGTCGTCCAGGGTGAGCCCGGTCGGGATGACGATCCGCAGCCGCACGACCCCTGCGGGCGTGACCTTCACGTCCTTCAGCGCACCGTGGACCCAGCGGGCGTCAGAGCCGGTGTTGTCGTGGACGACGAGCCCGACCCGGGAGGCGATGCCACGCCACTTGCGCGGGTACGTCGCCCGCACCCATGCCGCACGGAGCCGTGGACGGATGCGAACAGAGTATGAATCCGGCCGCGCCATCCGCCACACCCCCAGCCCGACGACGAGCACTCCGAAGAGCGTCAGCACCGCGATGTGACCGGCGTACCGGTCCAGCGCCACCACCGCTGCGGCGGCCGAGGCGACGCGGGGCCGACGGATCGCGAACCGAATCAGCCGAAACACGGAACGGACCGCGAACCCGACCAGCAGCACCACCGCTTCTAGCAGCATCGGGATCGGCTCGTCGCTGCCGAACATTGGTCCCTTGGGCGAACTCATCGCAGACTCCTACGGCGTCCGGCGTGCGTCCGCGGCAACCGCCATGACCCGCGACTCGGCCGCACCGAGTGAGGAGTACGCCCGGAACATGCCCTGGCGCACCTCGTCGTCGGGGGCGCCGGCGAACTCCCGGACGAGCTTCGCCAGCTCGGTACGGACGCCGTCGACCCGGGCCACCTCGTGGTTCAGCACGGCGGGCAGGTCCTTCACGTCGACGTCGAACGCGTCCGCCCACGCCACCGCCTCAACCGGGCGCATCACGCGGCATCCTTGTCAGAACCCGACGAGGGCGGCTTGCCCGTCGAGCCGGTCGACTGCTTTGCACCGGGGGCACGCATGCCCTCTGCACGGAAGGACCACGCCAGCTTCGCCCGGCTCCCCCGGTCATCGATCCAGCCCGTCAGGGTCAGCCCTACCAGCTCGACTGGCCGCATCGGCAGGCCGTCGACCCGCGGCGGGGGCACCGGCTGCTGCTCGGACGCGATCTTCACGACGATGTCGCCCTGACCCTTCGGCGCCTCCTCGTCCAGGTCGACCACCCGGAACTCCCAGACCCGCAGACCCGTCTCCTTGTCTCGGACCTGAACGTCCCCCGGCTCCCTGCCCTCGGCCTTCGCCCGCTGGATCAGGTCGAAGTCCTCGACAGCCGTCACCTCTCCACGAAAGAACGCCCCCGCCGGGAAGACGTCCTCGAACCGAACCGGCATCCGCTGCTTGATCGCCACTGCATTCTCCTCTACTTGCCTAGAGCAGTTATCTACCACGAGCAGTAAAGCACACTCCTCTAGATGAGCAAGGAAGCGGTCTCAATTGGCCGGGAAGCGGTACTCCAAGACGTAACTAGGCGCCGCCTTAACCGTGTCCGTCATCTCCACGGGTGTCCCCGCCGTGTCGTACGCGATACGACGCACCGTCAAAACCGGCGTTCCAGCGGGCAGCTGCAGCCGGCGACGCTCCTCGGGGGTGGGCATACGCGCCGCCACCTCCTCGGAGAACTCAGCGAGTTGATGCCCCAGCTCCTCGAGGCGCGCATAGATACCACCGGGGCCCGTGTCGCTCTCAGCGATCTTCGTCCCGCCTGCGATGACCTGTGGAACGAAGGACTCCGCCAGCTCCACGGGCCGCCCGTCCATCAGGTAGCGCCGTCGACGAGCCACGACTTTCGCTCGCACGGGCAAGGCAAGAACTTCACGGATCGCGGGGGAGGCCGGCTCCGCGCCCACCGCAAGCTGATCCACCGAAGGGACGCCGACGCCGTCCGCCTCAGCAAGAAACGCCGCTTGACCGTCTTCACGATGCCGCCGAGCAAAGCGATCAGATGCGACGCGCCGCACAACGGGCCGCTCTCTTACGAAGACGCCCCGGCCGTGCTCGGCAACCAATAGCCCCTCAGCGCGCAGGTCGGCCAGAGCCTGACGAACGGTCATGCGCGCTACACCGAAGTGCTCCATGAGCTGAGACTCAGAAGGAACCCTGTCGCCGGGCTCAAGTCGGCCGGTGGTGACCGCCGCGCGCACCTCTTCGGCGATCTGCTTGAAGGCAGGCTTGTCCGAGGTCTTGTCGACCTGGCCGAGTTCCAACATCACTCCTCCAGACGTCTGTACTGCATACACTCTGACAGATGAGGAGGAACCGATGAGCGATAGCCCACGCCACTCCGTGAGCGTTGCGGCGGCGATCTTCGACGACTCCGGAGAGAACGTCCTATTGATCAAGCGCCGCGACAATGGCCGCTGGGAGCCACCTGGAGGCGTGCTCGAACTAGAGGAGACAATCGAGGACGGCCTCCGCCGCGAGGTTCGCGAGGAAACGGGGGCGGAGATCCAAGTCGGACCACTAACCGGCGTATACAAGAACATGGCTGGTGGCATCGTCGCCCTAGTCTTCGCAGCCCGGAGCGCCACAGAGCCGCAGTCGGATACCGCAGAGGCTTTCGCCGTCCGATGGGTGCCATTGAGCGAGATTGACGGCCTGATGACGCCTGCATACTCCACGCGCATCCGCGACGCGCTTGGTTCCCACGCCGGACGACCTACAGTCAGAAGCCACGACGGACGAAACCTGCTTCCGCGCTCCACCATGGGGGACCGGACGTGACCCTTGTGGCGCCGGCTGGCCACAGTCACGGGTCATGGGTCAATGAAGTAGTTAGCGACCCAAAGCTTGCCATTTCCGCCATTGGACTCTTCGTGGCGATAACCGCTGGGTTGGTCGGCTGGCGCAGTTTGAGGACATCTAGGTCCTCTCTGAACCTCTCAAAGGCCCAGGACCTGCGCAAACAACCTGGGCTTAAGATTGAGTACCTCAAGGGAATATGTCTAATCGGGCCCGTTTATCGCGACTATCTCTTTGAACTAATTATTCGGAACCCTGCAGACACGGCGAATTCGATCAGCGACGCAGAACTCCTTTTGGACTACGAAGTCGAGGGAAAGGGTTTGATACTGAAGGTGCGTGCCGCACGCGATGGACTGCCCGAAGATTCCGAGGCAGCCGTGATGAAACTTCCGGTCGCAATTGCTGCGAACCAATCGAGTGTTGGCGCAGTCAAATTTCGCATAGCAAACGAGGTTCTTGCTGCGCGTAGCGTCGAGCGTTTGCGCGTCGAACTTACCGACACGTTTCTAAACAAACTCACAGTCTCGACGGAAATGGTTCAGGAGCGCATTGACGAGGTTCCCACGGAGGCGGCGGAATGAAGACCGAGAAGAAGAGGCTCCACGCCGATGCTGTTCTTCCCGTGGTAGCAGACGGAGCAGTTGCCCATCACAACGTAGGCGGTGGACGCCTGATTCCAGTCGTGATGGTTGATCTTGACGACCACCCGCAGGTCGCGGAGTTGCTGCGTGTACATGAGCACCTTCCCCCAGGAGATTGCGACTCTCAGTGGGCATCCATTTTAGGAAAGGACTCCACACTCGGCCTAGTACTTGAGTTCGCGCGACCAATCGAAATGAGCATGGTCGTGATCTTCGAGTTGCCGCACCACGCGGGTCTCGTCGACCAAGTCCTCCGGGCTCGAAGCATGTATCTAGGTCACGGAAAACCGGGTGACCGGATGAGTACCACACAAGGCTCTAAGCGTGTGCTTATCGAACTTCCGCCAACTGGATTCGAGGAAGAGTGGGAACGACTTTTTCCCAAGGTCGTAACCAAGCAGATGCGCGACCGCGGACTTTCACGGCGCGATGCCCGAGAGGCCGCGCAGCAACACATCAGGAAATGGCGCCAGCTGGGGTCCATCCGACTCCCGTAGTCCTGGAAGGCACGCCACTACGGGTTTAGAGGGAAGGTCTCGACTGCTACTTGGAGGGCGTCGTCAAGCTGCTCGAGCAGACCCACGATGTCCTCGACCTGCTTGACCTCGACGCTCGGCGCAAAGTGACTGCGAGCTCGCGTGATCGACACATGGACAACCGGGTCGCGTCGATCAGCCAACGACTGAACCTTATCCGCTAAACCCGAGGGGACCTGATGTTGGCGCAACCCAACTGGATTAACGAGGCGGGCGAGGTCCTTGGAGTTGAGGCCGTGACTTCCCGAAACGGATGTCAAATAGGAATCAAGTATCGAATCATATTCAGAGAAATATGACCCGACATCTGCCTCGTGGATTGGGATAACGCCAGGCGTGTTTCGACTAACGCCCCAAATCACGAGAGCTCTCCCCGTAGAGGTAGGCAACCCCTTCTTGAGCCTTTCCATTCCGTCGCGGGCCGCTTGCTTGCAACGCTCCTCGACGTATTCTTCCATTGCCGCACTTGACAATATCCGAAACGCGATTGCCTTGGCATGCTCTTCTGGCCCGCAGTCGAGGTCTTCCTTGTCGGTGATGAAGTATGACCTGTAACTACTGATTCGATCGCTCATGCCGACCCAAAGCGTCGAGGGCAACACTAACTCCTTGCGTTAGCCAGTTGCTCAACCCCGGCCCTCAACTGCAAATTGACGCCGAGAATCTCTTCAATGCGCCCGGCAAAGGTCAGGAAGCGCCCACTCACCGAGTCAATGGACTTCGTCGTTGCAGTGATGCTGGACTGAAACTCCTCATCGTTGCTACACAGATCCTCATATGCGCCGCGAATCTCTCGCGCGTGCGTTTGAATCAACTCGTCGGTCACGGCGTCGTCGCTCAGGACGACAGACATCAGGTCAAATACGGCAATATTGAAGCGCCGGTTGTAGGAGCCCTTTTCAAAACGCAAGAACGCGTCATCCCCAAAGACCATAAATGTTCTAGCGATCGCTTGTTCACAGAGCGCCCCAAGAATTTCGTAGTGTTCGGGTCCCCGCCTCTTCCAGTTATCGTCGCCACGCACGCATGCATCATCCAGAAATTGCCGGAGATTCCCTCTATAGGTGGCGATCCCCTCTTTCCATGCAACGAATCGGAGCAGCATCTCCGCATCGCGCATTCGGAAGTCCTCGCGCTTCGCCCGTCGGGCTTGATGGA is a window from the Phycicoccus sp. M110.8 genome containing:
- a CDS encoding matrixin family metalloprotease, translated to MRLSLRALAAALAPVALVAAASVAAPQAASGATTSYKLAYASLPNGTKPVLRWNPCQTAITWKVNLASVPAASRTTVLNETKSAVARISTATRIRFSYKGTTSEVPQPGSAAKQSAEIIIAWTTPAKTRYSLTGATAGQGGFSYAWASRWVNGRTTYTYAAQRGFVVLDTPQAFAQLRGGFGSGLRRTNLLMHELGHVMGLQHVSDTREQMYPTLRTTSPYAYATGDLAGLARLGRGAGCLSTTGLPYRDLS
- a CDS encoding nuclear transport factor 2 family protein → MAPVAAAVLAGAVGAAGGYAIGHREPPQGLASPKVEAVVDGALAALGRGDFTTFGSYFAPDAVYEEPGPGAAPVTGRARIVEVNRSLYGMGARYHRTGAILQRGHVVSYAVSCPGCPGADEEIDIAVLDDQLRFVHYWMIEGGG
- a CDS encoding site-specific integrase, with product MILKRPNGKWRVKVKFRGVIVADRTFERRGDAVRWEMEQKRLLQSGEFVAPAAGRITVLALTGVRLGELRGLRVRDVVDVPYPALVEKRSIPQSGRTSAPIERATTKSGRSRLVPLSAPMQPVVASWVEGREPDDLLFPAPEGGYLRAQNWRRAVHWNETSRGRRPHDLRHTAASLWIAAGIDIKTVSAWLGHSTAKLTLDTYGHLMGTDADRAALERVNRALGGLTGARADVSGKQSGSDNGSASL
- a CDS encoding helix-turn-helix domain-containing protein, which encodes MSVEVEGVQAPVLHTPTEAAEWCHISVGTLNHLRLHGRFAPAVRIGKRCFWMPKDLLDWLEANKEST
- a CDS encoding WhiB family transcriptional regulator — its product is MNGTKATTEAVLAARPDLRHTLARIGQEGKCVASSHPQAWFVSGSGYFNARNRARTLCDGCPVLAECRDYALAAGEEYGVWGGLCEVDRAVLRQGATARERDLLKTRQHPFDLFTLQDAG
- a CDS encoding FtsK/SpoIIIE domain-containing protein; its protein translation is MSSPKGPMFGSDEPIPMLLEAVVLLVGFAVRSVFRLIRFAIRRPRVASAAAAVVALDRYAGHIAVLTLFGVLVVGLGVWRMARPDSYSVRIRPRLRAAWVRATYPRKWRGIASRVGLVVHDNTGSDARWVHGALKDVKVTPAGVVRLRIVIPTGLTLDDYTRRADALAVAFEVREARVTRAGTGSVWVELHRTDVLKATIAPLPTPPGDQVDLAGVPVGRHEDGTPWQFNLHGTHVLIAGATGAGKGSVLWSLLRGLAPAINDGWVQVWAIDPKGGMELRPGLPLFSRFEDSTPEAMCDLLEDLVAVMDRRAKTLASRGVRKHEPWVRDPHILAVIDELATLTAFAERDTVRRIDRALGLLLTKGRAVGITVLAAVQDPGKDVVGWRDLFPTRVAMRLDNPIQVDMVLGEGARDVGATADHISELTPGVAFVRVEGTRAIRRVRASYLTDEDIADLARTVTASPALSAPRPPKPVDPLDAFNPDRAPAPPEPAAPAASPAPPRQRKPRKPRARAAASTTSTTHGEETS
- a CDS encoding plasmid replication, integration and excision activator — its product is MAIKQRMPVRFEDVFPAGAFFRGEVTAVEDFDLIQRAKAEGREPGDVQVRDKETGLRVWEFRVVDLDEEAPKGQGDIVVKIASEQQPVPPPRVDGLPMRPVELVGLTLTGWIDDRGSRAKLAWSFRAEGMRAPGAKQSTGSTGKPPSSGSDKDAA
- a CDS encoding GntR family transcriptional regulator yields the protein MLELGQVDKTSDKPAFKQIAEEVRAAVTTGRLEPGDRVPSESQLMEHFGVARMTVRQALADLRAEGLLVAEHGRGVFVRERPVVRRVASDRFARRHREDGQAAFLAEADGVGVPSVDQLAVGAEPASPAIREVLALPVRAKVVARRRRYLMDGRPVELAESFVPQVIAGGTKIAESDTGPGGIYARLEELGHQLAEFSEEVAARMPTPEERRRLQLPAGTPVLTVRRIAYDTAGTPVEMTDTVKAAPSYVLEYRFPAN
- a CDS encoding NUDIX hydrolase, with the protein product MSDSPRHSVSVAAAIFDDSGENVLLIKRRDNGRWEPPGGVLELEETIEDGLRREVREETGAEIQVGPLTGVYKNMAGGIVALVFAARSATEPQSDTAEAFAVRWVPLSEIDGLMTPAYSTRIRDALGSHAGRPTVRSHDGRNLLPRSTMGDRT